A window of Acidobacteriota bacterium contains these coding sequences:
- a CDS encoding methyltransferase domain-containing protein codes for MTQDDPWGIISWTLPQELEETACELMVRLGSLGAAVTYPAATDVTIQAYFPPGVDLQRLAAELPRRLAPQSAGSLARPQIGFEARVDWVAHGRDAHRAVTAGRHFLIHPSWDTPADPRRRLVIQIDPQQAFGTGSHETTRLCIKLMEKYHRARHTRCLDAGCGSGILMIALDRWASWRCPRTAPRFRVDGIDLDAASVEVARENLAANRVRLTHAVRCVPLEEFQSAPYHFIFANLLSGIILSHRGHLDRLLRPGGLMVLSGILGEELSGIRPAATECGWTILEEDWAGDWAALVVRKPSAPTPPVR; via the coding sequence ATGACGCAGGACGACCCGTGGGGGATCATCAGCTGGACGCTGCCGCAGGAACTGGAGGAAACGGCCTGCGAGCTCATGGTGCGACTGGGCTCGCTGGGCGCCGCCGTCACCTACCCAGCAGCGACTGACGTCACCATTCAGGCGTACTTTCCCCCGGGAGTGGATCTGCAGCGTCTGGCCGCCGAGCTGCCGCGTCGCCTGGCCCCTCAGTCCGCCGGCTCGTTGGCGCGGCCGCAGATCGGATTCGAAGCACGGGTCGACTGGGTGGCGCACGGGCGCGACGCGCATCGCGCCGTCACCGCCGGCCGCCATTTTCTCATCCACCCGTCGTGGGATACGCCCGCCGATCCCCGCCGGCGCCTGGTCATCCAGATCGATCCCCAGCAGGCGTTCGGCACGGGCAGCCACGAGACCACGCGGCTCTGCATCAAATTGATGGAAAAATATCACCGCGCCCGGCACACGCGGTGCCTGGACGCGGGGTGCGGCAGCGGGATCTTGATGATCGCCCTCGACCGCTGGGCCAGTTGGCGGTGTCCACGCACCGCGCCACGGTTCCGCGTGGACGGCATTGACCTGGATGCCGCCAGTGTCGAGGTGGCCCGCGAGAACCTCGCCGCCAACCGGGTGCGGTTGACACACGCAGTGCGCTGCGTGCCGTTGGAGGAATTTCAGTCGGCACCCTACCACTTTATTTTCGCCAATCTGTTGTCGGGGATCATCCTGTCCCACCGGGGGCATCTCGACCGCCTGCTTCGGCCCGGCGGGTTGATGGTGCTGAGCGGGATCCTCGGCGAGGAACTGTCCGGTATTCGCCCCGCCGCGACGGAGTGCGGCTGGACAATCCTGGAAGAAGACTGGGCGGGCGATTGGGCGGCGCTGGTGGTCCGGAAGCCGTCCGCCCCGACGCCCCCCGTGAGGTGA